The Salvelinus namaycush isolate Seneca chromosome 1, SaNama_1.0, whole genome shotgun sequence genome has a window encoding:
- the LOC120051300 gene encoding synaptic vesicle 2-related protein-like produces the protein MDDDLFQLRQLPVVKFRRTGESTRSEDDCLGREQEVQIDGRQAYMESVALHDGALVPREFANPTDDTFMVEDAVEAIGFGKFQWKLSILTGLSWMADAMEMMILSILAPQLHCEWRLPSLWVALLTSAVFIGMMISSSIWGNISDKYGRKTGLKMSVAWTMFYGVLSAFAPVYGWIVFLRALVGFGIGGAPQSVTLYAEFLPMRSRATCILLIEIFWALGTVFEVLLAILVMPTLGWRWLLGLSTIPLFIFAILSFWLPESARYDVLTGNQEKALTTLKRIAKENGVPMPLGKLIAARQEDRGKFQDLFSPHFRWTTILLWFIWFSNAFAYYGLVLLTTELFQEGGACGESKGSKREPRCSLECKYLTSDDYKDLLWTTLSEFPGLLVTLWAIDRLGRRKTMALCFFVFSLCLVPLYACVGRTWLTVLIFIARAFIAGGFQAAYVYTPEVYPTATRALGLGTSSGMARVGALITPFVAQLMLESSVYLTLSVYSICCLLAAIASCALPIETTGRGLQESSHREWGQEMMGRAPANSSGGIPHSDSGSQEDGAHARGW, from the exons ATGGACGATGATTTGTTCCAGTTAAGACAACTCCC CGTGGTCAAGTTCCGTCGCACGGGTGAGAGCACACGCTCTGAGGATGACTGCTTGGGGAGAGAGCAGGAAGTCCAGATCGATGGGAGGCAGGCTTACATGGAGTCTGTGGCACTTCACGATGGCGCACTAGTACCCCGGGAGTTTGCCAACCCAACTGATG ACACTTTCATGGTGGAGGATGCTGTGGAGGCCATTGGTTTTGGGAAGTTCCAGTGGAAACTCTCCATCCTCACTGGTCTGTCCTGG ATGGCTGATGCTATGGAGATGATGATTCTAAGCATCCTGGCACCACAGCTTCACTGTGAATGGAGGCTTCCAAGCCTGTGGGTGGCGCTACTCACCTCG GCGGTGTTCATTGGAATGATGATCAGCTCTTCCATTTGGGGGAACATATCCGATAAGTATGGGAGAAAAACA ggTCTGAAGATGAGTGTGGCGTGGACCATGTTTTACGGTGTACTGAGCGCCTTTGCCCCCGTCTACGGCTGGATTGTCTTCCTCCGTGCCCTGGTGGGCTTCGGCATCGGAGGAGCCCCACAGTC GGTGACACTGTATGCAGAGTTTCTCCCCATGAGGTCCAGAGCCACCTGCATCTTGCTAATCGAA ATATTCTGGGCGCTGGGCACTGTGTTTGAGGTGCTGCTGGCCATCCTGGTGATGCCCACTCTGGGCTGGCGCTGGCTGCTCGGCCTCTCCACCATTCCGCTCTTCATCTTCGCTATCCTCTCTTTT TGGCTGCCAGAGAGTGCACGCTATGACGTGTTGACAGGGAACCAGGAGAAAGCTCTGACTACCCTGAAGCGCATCGCCAAGGAGAACGGAGTCCCCATGCCCCTGGGAAAACTAATTGCTGCCAGACAG GAGGACCGTGGGAAGTTCCAGGATCTTTTCTCACCGCATTTTCGCTGGACCACAATTCTGCtgtggtttatttg GTTCTCTAATGCATTCGCCTACTATGGCCTGGTCCTGCTCACCACTGAGCTCTTCCAGGAGGGGGGTGCCTGTGGGG AGTCAAAAGGTAGTAAGAGGGAGCCCAGGTGTAGCCTGGAGTGTAAATACCTGACCTCAGACGACTACAAGGATCTGCTGTGGACCACCCTGTCTGAATTCCCAG GCTTGCTGGTGACTCTGTGGGCCATCGATCGGCTGGGAAGGAGGAAGACAATGGCACTGTGCTTCTTCgtcttctctctctgccttgtGCCACTCTACGCTTGTGTAGGGAG GACCTGGCTGACAGTATTGATATTCATCGCCAGGGCCTTCATCGCAGGAGGTTTCCAGGCTGCTTATGTCTACACCCCTGAG GTATATCCAACAGCAACCAGAGCATTAGGTCTGGGCACTAGTAGTGGAATGGCTAGAGTGGGAGCCCTCATCACACCCTTCGTTGCAcag TTGATGTTGGAGTCTTCTGTGTACCTGACTCTGTCAGTGTACAGCATCTGCTGCCTGCTGGCTGCCATCGCTTCCTGTGCTCTGCCCATTGAGACCACTGGCCGGGGCCTCCAGGAGTCCAGCCACCGCGAGTGGGGCCAGGAAATGATGGGCCGGGCCCCTGCCAACAGCTCTGGGGGCATCCCACACTCCGACTCTGGGTCCCAGGAGGACGGAGCACATGCAAGAGGGTGGTGA
- the LOC120026446 gene encoding polyubiquitin-like encodes MELTITLLNGNSLPLTVQPHTTVGSLKSLITQHFGVATTKQRLLGVNGSNISLSDDSKTLSDYGLHSGSKVMVLITEPAPIQVFLKNEKGQTHTYDVVPGETVTQFKAKVQNKEGVPANQQRLIHEGRQLEDGQRLEYYNITNQSTIHLTLRLRGG; translated from the coding sequence ATGGAACTCACTATAACACTTTTGAACGGGAACTCACTTCCCCTGACAGTTCAGCCACACACCACCGTGGGGTCTCTCAAGAGTTTGATTACACAACACTTTGGAGTGGCCACAACAAAGCAGAGGCTGTTAGGTGTCAATGGGAGCAACATCAGTCTCAGCGATGATTCAAAAACTTTGAGCGACTATGGCCTGCATTCAGGATCTAAAGTGATGGTGCTGATTACGGAGCCCGCTCCTATCCAGGTGTTCCTGAAAAACGAAAAgggccagacacacacatatgATGTGGTGCCTGGTGAGACTGTAACCCAGTTCAAAGCCAAGGTACAAAACAAGGAGGGAGTCCCTGCCAACCAACAGAGGCTAATTCATGAGGGTAGGCAGCTGGAGGATGGCCAGAGGCTGGAGTACTACAACATCACAAACCAAAGCACCATCCATCTGACGCTCCGTCTAAGGGGAGGCTGA